The genomic interval AGAACAATTTGGTGGTGCAACTGGAGAGCTATCAGCTGCTTTGCAGTATTGGGTACAGTCTTTTCATGTTGAGAATCCTGGTATCCGAGACATGTTGCAGGATATTGCGATCGAAGAATTTGGTCACCTGGAAATGGTGGGCAAGATGATTGAGGCCCATACCAAAAACGTTGACCAAACGGATGCTTACAAGAGCACTTTATTTGCTGTGCGGGGGATGGGACCGCACTTCTTAGATAGCCAGGGAAGCGCTTGGACAGCAGCTTATCTGAACGAAGGTGGCGATGTTGTGCGTGATCTGCGGGCAGACATTGCGGCTGAAGCTGGTGCACGCCAAACCTACGAAGCACTGATTAAATTGTGTCCGGATGAAGGCAGCAAAAAGACCCTGGTGCATCTTCTTACGCGGGAAATTTCTCACACGAAGATGTTTATGGAAGCATTGAATTCCCTGGGTAAGTTGGATGATCCATTCTTTGGCAACATCCAACCGGATGAAACCGTTGATATCTACTACAACCTGTCGTCTAACGGTAAAGCTAGTGACGATCGCGGTCCCTGGAACTCTGAACCAAACTTCCGCTACATTGCCGATCCGCTTAAGCAACATCAGTCCTAGCGGCTACAAGTAAAGTGTTCAGATCCCCGGCTTCTGATCAACCGCTGAGGTTTACAGTTGAGCTGATTAAAGAAGCTGGGGGTTCTAGCAGTGGTGGGTTGTATTCGTCGCACCCTGCACGAGAAACCTGGTTTATAGTAAGCCAGCACCGATGCTCTATCTGACCATCGGTGCTGGTTTACAAGTAGCGATCATTGAACTTCACCACCTACACCTCCCAACGTCAAGCAGCCTCCATTCTTTAGATTGAGCAGGCACAAGCCAAAATGTTGAGATTGCAAAATCTGGAGGACTGAGTAAAGCG from Kovacikia minuta CCNUW1 carries:
- a CDS encoding manganese catalase family protein, with protein sequence MFFHKKEPIHVVNVNEANPRFAQLLLEQFGGATGELSAALQYWVQSFHVENPGIRDMLQDIAIEEFGHLEMVGKMIEAHTKNVDQTDAYKSTLFAVRGMGPHFLDSQGSAWTAAYLNEGGDVVRDLRADIAAEAGARQTYEALIKLCPDEGSKKTLVHLLTREISHTKMFMEALNSLGKLDDPFFGNIQPDETVDIYYNLSSNGKASDDRGPWNSEPNFRYIADPLKQHQS